A part of Patagioenas fasciata isolate bPatFas1 chromosome 28, bPatFas1.hap1, whole genome shotgun sequence genomic DNA contains:
- the TMBIM6 gene encoding bax inhibitor 1, with the protein MNVFNRNINFDALFKFSHISASTQEHLKKVYASFALCMFVAAAGAYVNVVTHLFQFSLLTGLGSLGLMIWLTATPHSRETEQKRLGMLAGFAFLTGINLGPLLEMCISINPSIIPTAFLGTATIFACFSLSALYARRRSFLYLGGFLLSGLTLMLLSSLVNAFMGSTWLFTANLYLGLMVTCGFVLFDTQLIIEKAESGDKDYIWHCIDLFLDFVNIFRDLLMILGVTENKKKAKK; encoded by the exons ATGAACGTCTTCAACCGAAACATCAACTTTGACGCCCTCTTCAAGTTCTCCCACAT CTCGGCCTCCACCCAGGAGCACCTGAAGAAGGTCTATGCCAGCTTCGCTCTCTGCATGTTCGTGGCGGCCGCGGGCGCCTATGTCAACGTGGTGACCCACCTCTTCCAG TTCAGCCTCCTGACCGGCCTGGGCTCCCTGGGGCTGATGATCTGGCTGACGGCCACCCCGCACAGCCGCGAGACGGAGCAGAAGAGGCTGGGGATGCTGGCCGGCTTTGCCTTCCTGACGG GTATCAACCTTGGGCCCCTCCTGGAAATGTGCATCTCCATCAACCCCAG caTCATCCCCACCGCCTTCCTGGGCACCGCCACCATCTTCGCCTGCTTCTCCCTGAGCGCCCTGTATGCCCGGCGCCGGAGCTTCCTCTACCTGGGAG gTTTCCTGCTCTCTGGCCTCACCCTGATGCTTCTTTCCTCCCTGGTTAACGCCTTCATGGGATCCACTTGGCTCTTCACG GCCAACCTGTACCTGGGGCTGATGGTCACCTGTGGCTTCGTGCTCTTCGACACGCAGCTCATCATCGAGAAGGCGGAGAGCGGGGACAAGGATTACATCTG GCACTGCATCGATCTCTTCCTTGACTTTGTCAACATCTTCCGGGATCTCCTGATGATCCTGGGTGTGACCGAG AACAAGAAGAAGGCAAAGAAGTGA
- the NCKAP5L gene encoding nck-associated protein 5-like isoform X2: protein MSESVAEAPGDGSPAALGETGTSHELLQRLRELEAENSALAQANENQRETYERCLDEVANHVVQALLNQKDLREECIKLKKRVFDLERQNQALSDLFQQKLQLSAGSLPQLLLHPVPVPPDAPASPPPGSTEQPPPLLPPSRCVPVPEVTPPVPLGSPGLSPGTPPLDALSPFFKKKAQILEVLRKLEETDPLLGPPPASPGSPEPCAAPAWPPCPLRGPGAAGGWRGAEGSPCSSPEEAAPPRGALLSALAERLLRGDAGCCRRNGEAPGGPPRQRRGDHPAFLGLYALGEETPEGGFAPLSPGGGPNPPKVLKLPPPPGALRLSPQLPRASKIPCRGGNPEASPALSRRASPGTPPQPGSPEPPACPPTRAYEAAEQPPGPPGPPSSGARVAASPPSTRRGTGGSAPSRRPGKKSPEPGYLPFKERLAALSKLRGAEGREPPGPGRPERGHGAEPRPPPRGSLGGSLKHPEPAHAGEPLARCYSSCSMGEPGKAGGKNRPTGGRTPSRGTPAPPAKATRSPHGSPTKLPTKAGGGKAATPRGEEPAGAKAAGAPRKGPAVPEPPGTGTPAGAAGHSAIEEKVMKGIEENVLRLQGQERPPAGEPKGKAAGGLASWFGLRRSKLPALSRRGDGGRGRDWAGTPAPLRREVKLAARKLEAESLNISKLMEKAEDLRKALREEHGFLQALDKGRPRGPPRAPGPLPVMYQEVTAETFMQQLLDRVDGKDVPYESRLEHKRELCDLRRVPPDAKDPRLCRPPRNGIVGHLREPPNKVPDVGLRDELPSDESLSESGMSQHFAACGSLTRTLDSGIGTFPPPDYGGVPAKSAPKPRGRPEPLPGTVPAPPPRITKVPRKARTLEREVPSAEELLVAGKHRSTPVCHPPGPPGPHAGPQDAGADAGKPQRVQQSKNWTFPNAKACGAADPFLGPSGGLHRPVLAPVCSPAGHRGASPEAPPPLPPALSASSSRTPSASDVGDEGSTGAQSRDGGHGPPTLEHSESLSDSLYDSLSSCGSQG, encoded by the exons ATGTCGGAGAGCGTGGCCGAGGCACCGGGAGATGGGAGCCCCGCGGCCCTCGGCGAGACGGGCACCAGCCATGAGCTCCTGcagcggctgcgggagctggag gcagagaacTCAGCCCTGGCCCAGGCCAACGAGAACCAGCGGGAGACGTACGAGCGCTGCCTGGACGAG gtcGCCAACCACGTGGTGCAGGCGCTGCTCAACCAGAAG GACCTGCGCGAGGAGTGCATCAAACTGAAGAAACGGGTGTTTGACCTGGAGCGGCAGAACCAGGCGCTGAGCGACCTGTtccagcagaagctgcagctctcAGCTGGCTCCCTGCCCCAG ctgctgctgcacccaGTGCCGGTGCCCCCGGACGCCCCGGCCAGCCCCCCGCCCGGCTCCACCGAGCAGCCGCCCCCCTTGCTGCCCCCCAGCCGCTGTGTCCCCGTGCCGGAG GTGACCCCACCAGTGCCACTGGGCAGCCCTGGGCTCAGCCCCGGCACCCCGCCCCTGGACGCCCTCTCCCCCTTCTTCAAGAAGAAAGCGCAGATCCTGGAGGTGCTGCGCAAGCTGGAGGAGACGGACCCGCTGCTGGGGCCCCCCCCGGCCTCCCCCGGCTCCCCCGAGCCCTGCGCCGCCCCGGCCTGGCCGCCCTGcccgctgcggggcccgggggctgccggggggtggcggggggccGAGGGCAGCCCCTGCTCCTCGCCGGAGGAGGCGGCTCCGCCGCGGGGGGCCCTGCTCAGCGCCCTGGCCGAGCGGCTGCTGCGCGGCGATGCCGGGTGCTGCCGGCGCAACGGCGAAGCCCCCGGGGGCCCCCCCCGGCAGCGGCGCGGCGACCACCCCGCGTTCCTGGGGCTGTACGCCCTGGGCGAGGAGACCCCCGAGGGCGGCTTCGCACCGCTCTCGCCCGGGGGGGGCCCGAACCCCCCCAAGGTGCTGAAGCTGCCGCCCCCGCCCGGGGCGCTGCGGCTCAGCCCCCAGCTTCCCCGCGCCTCCAAGATCCCGTGTCGCGGCGGCAACCCCGAGGCCTCTCCGGCGCTCAGCCGCCGCGCCTCCCCCGGCACCCCCCCCCAGCCCGGCTCCCCCGAGCCCCCCGCCTGCCCCCCAACCCGCGCCTACGAGGCAGCCGAGCAGCCCCCGGGGCCGCCGGGCCCCCCCTCCAGCGGGGCGCGGGTGGCTGCgtccccccccagcacccgcCGCGGTACCGGGGGCTCAGCCCCCTCCCGCCGGCCTGGCAAGAAATCCCCCGAGCCGGGCTACCTGCCCTTCAAGGAGCGCCTGGCCGCCCTGAGCAAGCTGCGGGGGGCCGAGGGCCGCGAGCCCCCCGGCCCAGGGCGGCCTGAGCGGGGCCACGGGGCTGAACCGCGGCCCCCGCCCCGGGGGAGCTTGGGGGGCAGCCTGAAGCACCCCGAACCCGCGCACGCCGGGGAGCCCCTGGCCCGCTGCTACTCCTCCTGCTCCATGGGCGAGCCCGGCAAGGCGGGGGGCAAGAACCGCCCCACCGGCGGCAGGACCCCATCACGGGGtaccccggcccccccggctaAGGCCACCCGCAGCCCCCACGGCAGCCCCACCAAACTGCCCACCAAGGCGGGCGGCGGCAAAGCCGCGACGCCGCGGGGCGAGGAGCCGGCGGGGGCCAAGGCGGCGGGGGCACCTCGCAAAGGGCCGGCGGTCCCCGAGCCCCCCGGTACGGGGACACCGGCGGGAGCTGCCGGACACTCGGCCATCGAGGAGAAAGTGATGAAGGGCATCGAGGAGAACGTGCTGCGGCTGCAGGGGCAGGAGCGGCCGCCGGCGGGCGAGCCCAAGGGGAAGGCGGCGGGCGGGCTGGCCAGCTGGTTCGGGCTGCGCCGGAGCAAACTGCCGGCCCTGAGCCGgcgcggggacgggggccgcgggCGGGACTGGGCCGGCACCCCGGCCCCCCTGCGCCGGGAGGTCAAACTGGCCGCCCGCAAGCTGGAAGCCGAGAGCCTGAACATCTCGAAGCTGATGGAGAAGGCGGAGGATCTGCGCAAGGCGCTGCGGGAGGAGCACGGCTTCCTGCAGGCGCTGGACAAGGGGCGGCCCCGCGGGCCTCCCCGCGCCCCCGGGCCGCTCCCGGTCATGTACCAGGAGGTGACGGCCGAGACCTtcatgcagcagctgctggacaG ggtggaCGGGAAGGACGTTCCCTATGAGAGCCGCCTGGAGCACAAGCGGGAGCTCTGTGACCTCCGGCGGGTCCCCCCCGACGCCAAAGACCCCCGGCTGTGCCGCCCGCCCCGCAACGGCATCGTGGGGCACCTGCGGGAGCCCCCCAACAAG GTGCCCGACGTGGGGCTCCGGGACGAGCTGCCGTCGGACGAGAGTTTGTCCGAGTCAGGGATGTCGCAGCATTTTGCCG CCTGCGGGTCGCTGACGCGGACGCTGGACAGTGGGATTGGGACCTTCCCACCCCCCGACTACGGGGGGGTCCCTGCCAAGAGCGCCCCCAAACCGCGGGGCCGCCCCGAGCCGCTGCCCGGCACTGTGCCGGCACCGCCGCCCCGCATCACCAAAGTGCCGCGCAAGGCCCGGACACTGGAGCGGGAGGTGCCGAGCGCCGAGGAGCTGCTGGTGGCCGGAAAGCACCGGAGCACCCCGGTGTGtcaccccccagggccccccggcCCCCACGCCGGTCCCCAAG ATGCCGGTGCCGATGCCGGGAAGCCGCAGCGCGTCCAGCAGAGCAAGAACTGGACCTTTCCCAACGCCAAAGCCTGTGGTGCCGCCGACCCCTTCCTCGGCCCCTCCGGGGGGCTGCACCGGCCCGTGCTG GCGCCCGTCTGCAGCCCAGCGGGACATCGAGGGGCGTCCCCGGAGgcccccccgccgctgccccccgcccTGAGCGCCAGCAGCAGCCGCACCCCCAGCGCCTCGGACGTGGGGGACGAGGGCAGCACGGGGGCGCAGTCCCGGGACGGGGGGCACGGCCCCCCCACGCTGGAGCACTCCGAGTCGCTCAGCGACTCCCTGTACGACAGCCTCTCCTCCTGCGGCAGCCAGGGCTGA
- the NCKAP5L gene encoding nck-associated protein 5-like isoform X1 → MTSAPPPGQPRPQPRPRCRSRHGRAAPRRRRPPVAPGDTADGQGCDSSSEREMSESVAEAPGDGSPAALGETGTSHELLQRLRELEAENSALAQANENQRETYERCLDEVANHVVQALLNQKDLREECIKLKKRVFDLERQNQALSDLFQQKLQLSAGSLPQLLLHPVPVPPDAPASPPPGSTEQPPPLLPPSRCVPVPEVTPPVPLGSPGLSPGTPPLDALSPFFKKKAQILEVLRKLEETDPLLGPPPASPGSPEPCAAPAWPPCPLRGPGAAGGWRGAEGSPCSSPEEAAPPRGALLSALAERLLRGDAGCCRRNGEAPGGPPRQRRGDHPAFLGLYALGEETPEGGFAPLSPGGGPNPPKVLKLPPPPGALRLSPQLPRASKIPCRGGNPEASPALSRRASPGTPPQPGSPEPPACPPTRAYEAAEQPPGPPGPPSSGARVAASPPSTRRGTGGSAPSRRPGKKSPEPGYLPFKERLAALSKLRGAEGREPPGPGRPERGHGAEPRPPPRGSLGGSLKHPEPAHAGEPLARCYSSCSMGEPGKAGGKNRPTGGRTPSRGTPAPPAKATRSPHGSPTKLPTKAGGGKAATPRGEEPAGAKAAGAPRKGPAVPEPPGTGTPAGAAGHSAIEEKVMKGIEENVLRLQGQERPPAGEPKGKAAGGLASWFGLRRSKLPALSRRGDGGRGRDWAGTPAPLRREVKLAARKLEAESLNISKLMEKAEDLRKALREEHGFLQALDKGRPRGPPRAPGPLPVMYQEVTAETFMQQLLDRVDGKDVPYESRLEHKRELCDLRRVPPDAKDPRLCRPPRNGIVGHLREPPNKVPDVGLRDELPSDESLSESGMSQHFAACGSLTRTLDSGIGTFPPPDYGGVPAKSAPKPRGRPEPLPGTVPAPPPRITKVPRKARTLEREVPSAEELLVAGKHRSTPVCHPPGPPGPHAGPQDAGADAGKPQRVQQSKNWTFPNAKACGAADPFLGPSGGLHRPVLAPVCSPAGHRGASPEAPPPLPPALSASSSRTPSASDVGDEGSTGAQSRDGGHGPPTLEHSESLSDSLYDSLSSCGSQG, encoded by the exons ATGACATCAGCGCCGCCGCCGGGCcagccccggccccagccccggccccgctgccgctcccgccatggccgcgccgccccgcgccgccgccgcccccccgtaGCCCCCG GTGACACCGCGGACGGACAGGGCTGCGACAGCTCCAGCGAG CGAGAGATGTCGGAGAGCGTGGCCGAGGCACCGGGAGATGGGAGCCCCGCGGCCCTCGGCGAGACGGGCACCAGCCATGAGCTCCTGcagcggctgcgggagctggag gcagagaacTCAGCCCTGGCCCAGGCCAACGAGAACCAGCGGGAGACGTACGAGCGCTGCCTGGACGAG gtcGCCAACCACGTGGTGCAGGCGCTGCTCAACCAGAAG GACCTGCGCGAGGAGTGCATCAAACTGAAGAAACGGGTGTTTGACCTGGAGCGGCAGAACCAGGCGCTGAGCGACCTGTtccagcagaagctgcagctctcAGCTGGCTCCCTGCCCCAG ctgctgctgcacccaGTGCCGGTGCCCCCGGACGCCCCGGCCAGCCCCCCGCCCGGCTCCACCGAGCAGCCGCCCCCCTTGCTGCCCCCCAGCCGCTGTGTCCCCGTGCCGGAG GTGACCCCACCAGTGCCACTGGGCAGCCCTGGGCTCAGCCCCGGCACCCCGCCCCTGGACGCCCTCTCCCCCTTCTTCAAGAAGAAAGCGCAGATCCTGGAGGTGCTGCGCAAGCTGGAGGAGACGGACCCGCTGCTGGGGCCCCCCCCGGCCTCCCCCGGCTCCCCCGAGCCCTGCGCCGCCCCGGCCTGGCCGCCCTGcccgctgcggggcccgggggctgccggggggtggcggggggccGAGGGCAGCCCCTGCTCCTCGCCGGAGGAGGCGGCTCCGCCGCGGGGGGCCCTGCTCAGCGCCCTGGCCGAGCGGCTGCTGCGCGGCGATGCCGGGTGCTGCCGGCGCAACGGCGAAGCCCCCGGGGGCCCCCCCCGGCAGCGGCGCGGCGACCACCCCGCGTTCCTGGGGCTGTACGCCCTGGGCGAGGAGACCCCCGAGGGCGGCTTCGCACCGCTCTCGCCCGGGGGGGGCCCGAACCCCCCCAAGGTGCTGAAGCTGCCGCCCCCGCCCGGGGCGCTGCGGCTCAGCCCCCAGCTTCCCCGCGCCTCCAAGATCCCGTGTCGCGGCGGCAACCCCGAGGCCTCTCCGGCGCTCAGCCGCCGCGCCTCCCCCGGCACCCCCCCCCAGCCCGGCTCCCCCGAGCCCCCCGCCTGCCCCCCAACCCGCGCCTACGAGGCAGCCGAGCAGCCCCCGGGGCCGCCGGGCCCCCCCTCCAGCGGGGCGCGGGTGGCTGCgtccccccccagcacccgcCGCGGTACCGGGGGCTCAGCCCCCTCCCGCCGGCCTGGCAAGAAATCCCCCGAGCCGGGCTACCTGCCCTTCAAGGAGCGCCTGGCCGCCCTGAGCAAGCTGCGGGGGGCCGAGGGCCGCGAGCCCCCCGGCCCAGGGCGGCCTGAGCGGGGCCACGGGGCTGAACCGCGGCCCCCGCCCCGGGGGAGCTTGGGGGGCAGCCTGAAGCACCCCGAACCCGCGCACGCCGGGGAGCCCCTGGCCCGCTGCTACTCCTCCTGCTCCATGGGCGAGCCCGGCAAGGCGGGGGGCAAGAACCGCCCCACCGGCGGCAGGACCCCATCACGGGGtaccccggcccccccggctaAGGCCACCCGCAGCCCCCACGGCAGCCCCACCAAACTGCCCACCAAGGCGGGCGGCGGCAAAGCCGCGACGCCGCGGGGCGAGGAGCCGGCGGGGGCCAAGGCGGCGGGGGCACCTCGCAAAGGGCCGGCGGTCCCCGAGCCCCCCGGTACGGGGACACCGGCGGGAGCTGCCGGACACTCGGCCATCGAGGAGAAAGTGATGAAGGGCATCGAGGAGAACGTGCTGCGGCTGCAGGGGCAGGAGCGGCCGCCGGCGGGCGAGCCCAAGGGGAAGGCGGCGGGCGGGCTGGCCAGCTGGTTCGGGCTGCGCCGGAGCAAACTGCCGGCCCTGAGCCGgcgcggggacgggggccgcgggCGGGACTGGGCCGGCACCCCGGCCCCCCTGCGCCGGGAGGTCAAACTGGCCGCCCGCAAGCTGGAAGCCGAGAGCCTGAACATCTCGAAGCTGATGGAGAAGGCGGAGGATCTGCGCAAGGCGCTGCGGGAGGAGCACGGCTTCCTGCAGGCGCTGGACAAGGGGCGGCCCCGCGGGCCTCCCCGCGCCCCCGGGCCGCTCCCGGTCATGTACCAGGAGGTGACGGCCGAGACCTtcatgcagcagctgctggacaG ggtggaCGGGAAGGACGTTCCCTATGAGAGCCGCCTGGAGCACAAGCGGGAGCTCTGTGACCTCCGGCGGGTCCCCCCCGACGCCAAAGACCCCCGGCTGTGCCGCCCGCCCCGCAACGGCATCGTGGGGCACCTGCGGGAGCCCCCCAACAAG GTGCCCGACGTGGGGCTCCGGGACGAGCTGCCGTCGGACGAGAGTTTGTCCGAGTCAGGGATGTCGCAGCATTTTGCCG CCTGCGGGTCGCTGACGCGGACGCTGGACAGTGGGATTGGGACCTTCCCACCCCCCGACTACGGGGGGGTCCCTGCCAAGAGCGCCCCCAAACCGCGGGGCCGCCCCGAGCCGCTGCCCGGCACTGTGCCGGCACCGCCGCCCCGCATCACCAAAGTGCCGCGCAAGGCCCGGACACTGGAGCGGGAGGTGCCGAGCGCCGAGGAGCTGCTGGTGGCCGGAAAGCACCGGAGCACCCCGGTGTGtcaccccccagggccccccggcCCCCACGCCGGTCCCCAAG ATGCCGGTGCCGATGCCGGGAAGCCGCAGCGCGTCCAGCAGAGCAAGAACTGGACCTTTCCCAACGCCAAAGCCTGTGGTGCCGCCGACCCCTTCCTCGGCCCCTCCGGGGGGCTGCACCGGCCCGTGCTG GCGCCCGTCTGCAGCCCAGCGGGACATCGAGGGGCGTCCCCGGAGgcccccccgccgctgccccccgcccTGAGCGCCAGCAGCAGCCGCACCCCCAGCGCCTCGGACGTGGGGGACGAGGGCAGCACGGGGGCGCAGTCCCGGGACGGGGGGCACGGCCCCCCCACGCTGGAGCACTCCGAGTCGCTCAGCGACTCCCTGTACGACAGCCTCTCCTCCTGCGGCAGCCAGGGCTGA